From the genome of Abyssicoccus albus, one region includes:
- a CDS encoding DUF2538 family protein, translated as MKKQKVNQKIERINHLFDTLEAQIKDQGLDPNIEERYFFLNDTHRDNFDLVQTYYSNIVTKPYIEAQCYLLALPDIYDNVNIFDYDEPLDWVFNGDDYSEVFHSLSIYNQNIVQIGLEANGVLTSNPTGFAQAMSHFNIEQMKVFWQFTAIHRKEAL; from the coding sequence ATGAAGAAACAGAAAGTGAATCAGAAAATCGAACGTATTAATCATTTATTTGATACACTCGAAGCACAAATTAAAGATCAAGGATTAGATCCCAATATTGAAGAACGTTACTTCTTTTTAAATGATACGCATCGAGACAATTTCGACCTTGTGCAGACATACTATTCCAACATCGTCACAAAACCGTACATTGAGGCCCAATGTTATCTTTTAGCACTACCAGATATATACGACAACGTGAATATATTCGATTATGACGAACCGTTAGATTGGGTTTTTAATGGAGATGATTATTCTGAAGTATTCCATAGTCTATCGATTTATAATCAAAATATCGTACAGATTGGATTAGAAGCAAACGGTGTCCTCACGTCAAACCCAACAGGGTTCGCACAAGCAATGTCACATTTCAACATCGAACAGATGAAAGTTTTCTGGCAGTTCACTGCGATTCATAGGAAAGAGGCGTTGTAA